ACTAAGACTCCATGAGGAAATAAGATGCCTGGCTATCGTTCTTAAACAGGAGGAGAAACTAGGTGATGAAATAAAGGATCTTATTGGAGTTGTGGTCTCTGATGTAGGAATTTTGACCTTCTCCCTTTCTGTCAATGAAATCAAAGAAGGCTTGCCTGAGGAAAGAGATCTTGGGTTGTTTCATTTGCACAAAGTTCTCAAATATATGGTGGCAGAGGTTGCACACAATTTTCCACTAAAATCACcatatttatcatttaattatcCTAGACCCAATGAGTTGGGCTGTATGGATTCTTTCCTAGAAAATCTCAAGGAACTAGCAAGGTGTGATGAGGATGATGATTCAATTGGTTTTCAACAGGATAGAATCCAAATGATCCAAAAAGATCTCGTATTCTTAAGATCTTTCCTGGAAAATATCAAGGAGAAGCGCTATCAGAATGGAAAACTTCAAGCTTTCTGGAGTCATGTTATGGAGGCTGCATACAAGGCAGAGTTACTGATTGACTTGGCACTTGTTGGTGATAAATGTGAAGATTCTTTGGATGTTGTTTCTAGAGATATCAATCTTTTGAAGATTGAGGCCCCAGAGATCCATAATGGTCAAACCCAAAGAGTTAACAAGACTTCCCTTCACATACCATCACAACTTACCATCGCCATGCACGACAAAGATCTGGTAGGTCTCAAAGATGAGGTGGAAACTATTACTCATCGGCTTACGAGAGGATCAAAGCAATTGGATGTTGTTCCCATTGTGGGTATGCCAGGCCTTGGTAAGACCACATTAGCCAATAAAATTTATAATGCTCCTTCAGTTAGGTCACATTTCCATGTTCGTCGTTGGTGTCGTGTTTCTCAAACATATAGCATACACAGTTTGTTAGTTGAGCTTTTGTGTAGTAGTTCTTCTGAGAGTTCTGATGAATATCATAAGATGGATGAAAATGATTTGGCCATGAAGCTAAGGCAGGTTTTGCTGAGAAGTAGGTATCTCCTTTTTTTGGATGACTTGTGGGACATTGAGGCATGGAATTTGTTGGAAAAATCACTGCCGAATGATGCCAATGGAAGCAGGATTCTCTTCACTAGTAGATACCAGGATTTATCTTTGCATTTCATACCTAATAGCGAGCCTCACCATCTCCGCCATCTTAATGATGAAGAGAGTTGGGCATTGCTACAGAGAAAGCTATTTGGCATGGAAGATTGTCCTCCAGCACTAAGTGAAGTTGGATCTCAAATAGCAAAACTTTGTCAGGGCTTACCCCTCACAGTTGTCCTTGTTGCTGGAATTCTTGCTACTACTGCACAAGATAGTTGGGAAGAAGTTGCAAAAAGTCTAAGTTCTATTGTCCTTGAGGATGAATACTGCATGAAGGCACTTGAGCTGAGTTATAGTCATTTACCAGATTATTTGAAGACATGCCTTTTGTACTTTGCTGCATTTAAAGAAGATGAGGTTATTTATGTGCGAAGGTTGTTACGGCTTTGGATCTCTGAAAGATTCATGCAACAGGCTGAAGGAAAGAGCTTAGAGGAAGCAGCTTATGACTACTTGACGGCTCTAATTAATAGAAGTTTAGTTATGGCTGTCGGACAAAGAACTGTGGGTGGTGCCAAATATTGTCTACTTCACGATTTGGTACACGAGTTTTGTGTGAAAAAAGCCAAAGAAGAAAGTTTTCTATATGCTATTCATAGTTGGAACCCTCTTTGTCTTACTGGATCAAGCAACCCCCACCGAGTTTGTGTCCGCAATACCAGAGAATTGAAGATTTGGGAGTTAACGCTTATTTTTCCCAATTTACGctctttgatcttgtttggacaAGATTATTTTAAACATGAAGAGGAGGATTTGGGTATTTTGTTACCTAAACTTCTCAGAGTGTTGGATTTCGGGAAGTTGGGCTTTGATTATTCTTTTCCAATGGAAGTAGTGTTGCTTGTACACTTGAGATATCTGGCGCTCAAAGGAGTAACATACATCCCACCTGCGATAGCCAATCTCTCAAGGTTAGAAACTCTCATCGTAGAAGATCCGTGTCTTGGTATTGAGCTGCCAAGTACTATTTGGAACATTAAGACATTGAGTCATCTACGTGTTTTAAATTATGATGGAGTATGGCCaatgggttttatttttccactTGGAAATCTTGAAGGATCCCTAGATTTAGATCATTTAGACACTTTAGACCTTGCAattgatccctcccctcaaagCTTGCAAAAGATACTGAGAAAGTTACCAAGCATTCGCAGGATAAAATGTATGGAACGACCAAGAGAAGCTACCAGAAATTGCAACGAGATTCTTGAGTTTGACGGTTTGAGTCAACTAGAATCACTTCATTTGTTTGGTTTTTGTGGATGTGGATTTAAATTCCCgttgaatttgaaaaagttggCTCTCTCAAATAATGGTCTGCCATGGAGTgaaatttcaacaattggaaagTTGCCCAATCTTGAAGTGCTTAAATTAATTGAGGATTGCTTTGTTGGGGAAGAATGGGTAATGAAAGAAGGGGAGTTCCCTAAACTCCGAGTCTTAAAATTGTTAGGGTTGGAATTTCGCAACTGGACTGCATTTTCTGATAATTTTTCCCGCCTTGAGAAATTGGTCTTGTGCTCGTGTGAGGAGCTGGAAAAGGTCCCTTCTTGTTTGGGGGAGTGTGAGACTcttgaaatgattgaggtggAAGGGTGTCATGCGTCTGTTATAGATTCTGTAAAGGAAATTCAACAAGAACAGATGGATATGGGCAATGTGGATCTAATGATCAAAATTTCTATATTCATTTCCTCAGAAGAAGatgttggatccttaatccaacattggacttatatgtgaataattatgtattgcaaactgtcaattaaggtttaacccaattaaagtgatcaaatatagtttgggtttaatgtatctaataggataTGGGCCCTTTAATGTGTAGAAACTTATGGGCTCCTATTTCAATGATGGGCTGAAATAGGGCTCCAAAAGGTAACAggaatgttacctataaatagggttatggtccccaGGTCACAGGTATCGTTTTAGTTGTAGTATTTCCTAATACCACAAAATATTTCTTCCCTGATATCCTatcgtcaggaaagataccagagagaaactaaaggCCTCTCTCAAAGGATTGGTGAATACCTGTTGACCTGGAAGGCCACCCCAAATCCCAAGGGATTCAAGTGTCGAATTTATCAATATGGATTCAGGTACGCTTCCGCTATTTTACAGTTAAtatatttcttaataatcaccATACAGATCTTGGGTTTAAAGGTGATGGTTTTCACCAGTGGTTAAATTTAGATAACcaccctaacaagtggtatcagagcccatATGGTTGATTATTAGGAAATAATTTGGATTTAGTTATTTATAGTAAATTTGTACGGCTGATTTAGTGATTTGCAGCCTTGGTTGCTGATGGTTGATAATTGGATCCCTTTTTGATAGGatataatttgttagtaattttattattaactTCCCCTTTTATCTCTgataaatattgtgttaattgctgataattactcatatttggtatctggacttaattgcaagaatgaagcagaaaactaccaaaaaggagggactttatgGAGAATATGGCGACTTCCAAGGGCTTCAATCCTTGGGCCCTTggattggtggggaccacaaagCTATAAGTCATTTGGGCTTCAAAGAAAGCTACAGAAagagacttggaacaagaaGTACTTGGAAGGCTtggtccacatgtgtggggaccacctagatagcCTTTAATCATCTTTCTCTTGTTGCTTAAAGAGGGATAACGTAGAGTAGCAGAGGATCTGGAGTTTTTTCCgtcttttagtttagttttagttttgctttctcctgactggcctctgacacacgccaggtgttcgacaatattccccaacgggaaaaacacCTTTTATTCCTTGTTTCTTAATAGAAAACGCAATGCCTTTGCAATCTATTAATTCGTGTGGTaatttaattatgcggcgtggctaagtcttctatctagtcaagggtcaactcAACGGTGCAGtcccgaaaatctgtgagatctaactagttttcacgcgttcctttatctattaatatttgcatgttgcCTGATttaattttcatgggattattttattgattggatgtcaagggcccgatgttcaatgtgatttattaatctcgtgccaatttagtcaattaaatccgtaattgtttgattgattaatattagtggcagctggtgtgtttacacattaggggaacgtgcaatctaatttaaataaccctcgtagcgtgttattggttagggctaggtttttctggttattaatgcaattggaaaattaattcctacggtcgtacctaggagtacttTTCTGGTTAGGGATgattaatggtcgtaccttggtcacctataaattaaggaaaaattgatCATTAGAGTTCATCAATGGCTATAACTAGCCTGTTTATAGATTAAGTGAACCtctcttgcatcaatgatcggataaatggactgtgcctgagtagttgtaaccttggctagaatttatttattcctgATTAAATTCCTGCTATATTCGTGCtagttatttattcatttttagttaaattgtttaattgtttttagttttattccaGTGAAATCCCCCCTTGTCAATTGAACTTTAAAAGAGACAGttatctccagtccctgaggagacgaccctacttgccactgtctactatttagtagtttttgtcaactaattaattctggtatatcgggttaagcaaactcttcgggaacagggtgaatcaagtaacccattgcacacctagagtccctgctccagtacctaggattaattattgactgcttttagtggtagttaggttctatatttatatttattattgcacaggctgacgacctgtcaatttttgtcgccgttgccggggactggcgttattatttgtttctttttaaatttcatttttgctctaattttctggtatttttctagtgtatgcctaggtcttctcgtacaggtgaattgatttttgaccctgaagtaGAGAAAACCGCGCgtagaacaagaaaaaaaaccaGACAGCTCAGAGAGGAGCACTCTAGTGCTACGTCTCAGAGACCTGAGCCCGAAGTTGAACCAGCAGATTCGTTTGGTGACGCTTCAAGTGATTCTCACCAAGAGGACGTCGACATGGCAAACACacaaacattaagggagttgggTGCTCCAAACTTGACCCAACAACCTCTTTGCATAACTTTTCCTCGCCTTAGTGAGAATGCAGCTTTTGAATTAAAACCTGGTTTAATACATTTGTTGCCTGTTTTTCATGGTCTGCCAGGAGAGGAACCCCACAAACACATGCAGGAATTTGACGTGGTATGTTCGAGTATGAAGCCTTCGGGAGTAACCGATGAACAAATTAAATTAAGGGCCTTCCCTTTTTCTCTCAAGGATTCGGCAAAGGACTGGTTATACTGTCTACCTGCAGGCATTATCACCACGTGGCCAGAGATgcagaaaaaattttttgaaaaatatttcccTGCATCTAGAGCTGCTAGTTTGCGAAAGGAAATATGTGGCATCAAGCAATTTCAGGGAGAATCCTTGTATGAATATTAGGAGAGGTTCGCCAGGCTGCGTACCCGATGCCCTCATCACCAAATAAGTGATCAACTGCTGATTCAGTACTTCTATGAGGGGCTACTGATGAACGATAGAAATATTATTGATGCAGCAAGTAGTGGTGCACTGGTGAATAAGACTACCCAGGAAGCATGGGACTTAATCGAGCGAATGGCAGAGAATTGCCAGCAGTTTGGTACGAGAGCAGATGTCCCTACGAGAAAGGTCAACGAGGTAAGTTCATCTTCCATTCAACAGCAGTTATCTGAATTGACCTCATTTGTTCGACAGATAGCTGTAGGAAATGCACAGCAGGCCAAAGTGTGTGGGATTTGTACGAATATTGGTCATACCGCTTACTCATGCCCACAGTtacaagaggaggggactgagcAAGCAAACATGGCTGGTAACATGCCCATGCCACGTAGACAGTATGATCCATATTCCAACTCATATAACCCGGGTTGGAGGGatcatccaaatctgagctATGGGggaaataagcaacaaaatttcATCCCAAATAGACAGCAGGGCTTCCAGCAACAATATCAGACAAGGAATCAACCTTCCTCTACCTCAGGTATGTCCCTAGAGGACATGGTTAAAACCATAGCCTCTAATACTATGAAATTTCAGCAGGACACTGAGGCCAACAATCAAGAGATGAAAGCGCGTATGCAGAACTTGGAAAATCAGATGAGTCAATTAGCCTCAATTGTCAATCGACTGGACGGCCAGGGAAAAGGAAAACTTCCATCCCAACCCGAGGTGAATCCCAAGAATGTAAGTGCTATGACCCTCAGGAGTGGGAAAGAGGTTGAAGGACTAGCACCAGTGGCTCCGAAGGATAAGAATGAGGACCGCATTGAGAAGGAGCTTGAAGAAGAAGGAACTCCCGGTACAAATAAAGAGGTAATACGTAACCCAGTGGTTCCAGTTAAGCCTAACCCACCACCTTTTTTTAGCAGGTTGGAAAGGCCTAAAAAGCAagacaaggaaaaggaaattttggagaTGTTTAGGAAGGTGGAGATAAATATCCCCTTACTTGACGCAATTAAGCAAGTACCCCGGTATGCCAAATTTTTGAAGGACCTATGCATCaataggaagaaattgaggggaGATGAAAGGATAATTGTGGGAGAGAACGTATCCGCAGTGCTTCAACGAAAACTTCCACCCAAGTGCGGAGACCCAGGTATGTTCACTATCTCTTGTAAAATAGGAAACACTAGCATTAGGAATGCCATGTTAGATTTAGGGGCCTCTATAAATGTGATGCCCAAGGCTATTTATGCTTCTCTAAATTTGGGTCCCTTAAAGGAAACTGGCATTATAATTCAATTGGCTGATAGGACTAATGCTTATCCTGATGGGGTGATAGAAGATGTGTTAGTACAAGTAAACAATTTAGTGTTTCCTGCTGATTTTTATATTCTTGATATGGGTGATGAACGTTTTTCAAATCCATCACCAATTTTGTTGGGGAGGCCCTTCTTGAGCACGGTTCATacaaaaattgatgttagtGAGGGCACCCTAacgatggaatttgatggagaaatagttcatttcaatataTTTGAGGCCATGAAATATCCGTGTCATTCTAATGTTGTTTTTGCTGTGAGTGTAATTGACCCTTTGGTGCAAGAAGTATTTGAGATTAATGGCAGGGATGAATTGGAGGTAGCAATTACCAAACATTTGAATCTGGAAGTAACCTGTGAAATGGAGTTAGGCATTAGTTTGCAAAGAATGGTTGCAGCCTTGCATTCACTAGGCCAAAGTCCTCTAAGGTATGATGTTGCTCCGATATTTGTGCCTGAACCACACCTAAAGCTATTACCTTCTATCGTGCAGGCACCTGAAGTGGAGTTGAAACCCCTGTCCGAGCATTTAAAGTATGCCTTTCTAGGTGAAAAAGAGACGTTACCAgtgataatctcatccaaattATCACCCACGGAGGAGGATAAGCTACTACGGGTTTTAAGGGAGCATAAGGAAGCTATAGGGTGGTCAATTGCAGATATCAAAGATATAAGCCCGTCCGTGTGCATGCATCGAATTCGCCTGGAAGAGGATGTTAGGCCGATAAGACAACCACAAAGGAGATTGAACCCCATCATGATGGAAGTGGTCAAGAAAGAGGTAATCAAGCTTCTGGACGTAGGAATTATTTTCTCTATCTCAGATAGCCCATGGGTGAGTCCGGTCCAAGTGGTGCCAAAGAAAGCAGGGGCAACTGCGGAAGAAAATCATGAAGGGGACCTTGTTCCAATTCGGAAGCCTACGGGTTGGCGCCAGTGCATCGATTACCGTAAATTGAATGCAGTGACCAAGAAGGATCATTTTCCCCTTCCATTCATCGATCAAATGGTTGAAAGGTTAGCTTGTCGTGCCTATTATTGCTTCTTAGATGGTTTCTCTGGTTATTTTCAGATAGCACTTGCGCTAGAGGATCAAGAGAAAACAACTTTCACTTGCCCCTTTGGCACTTTTGCCTATCGAATGATGCCCTTTGGATTGTGCAATGCCCCTGCAACATTCCAGAGGTGCATGATTAGCATTTTTTCTGAGTATGTAGAGAGAATAATTGAGGTATTCATGGATGACTTCAGTGTCTATGGTGATAGTTTTGACGATTGCTTAGATAACTTGACATTGATTTTGAAAAGATGCATCGAGACTAACCTAGTGCtcaattgggaaaaatgtcactTCATGGTTGAGCACGGGATAGTTCTAGGACATGTAGTGTCATCTAGAGGAATTGAAGTTGATAAAGCTAAAATAGATGTGATATCTGCTTTACCTTATCCCGTAACTGTTCGGGAGGTTCGTTCTTTTCTAGGACAGGCAGGCTTCTATCGCAGATTTATCAAGAATTTCTCAAAGATCGGGGCACCACTTTTCAGGCTTTTGCAAAAGGATGTCAGTTTTGAATTCAATGAGGAGTGCAAAGAAGCGTTTGAGAAGTAAAAAATTTACTCACTTCCCCACCTGTCATCCAACCCCCTGACTGGAATCTCCCGTTTGAAATTATGTGTGATGCCAGTGACCACTCCGTGGGAGCAGTTTTGGGGCAAAGGGTGGAGAAAGCGGCGCACGCAATATATTATGCCTCTAGAGCTTTAAATGGCGCCCAACTCAATTACTCTACTACGGAAAAAGAATTCTTAGCTgttatttttgctttagaaaaGTTTAGACCTTATCTGTTAGGTGCTAAAGTAATTGTGTATTCTGACCATGCAGCTTTGAGGTACCCGCTGACCAAAAAGGATGCTAAACCCCGCTTGATAAGATGGATATTGCTCATGCAGGAATTTGACTTAGAAATCAGAGATAAAAAAGGAGCGGAGAATCTAGTAACTGACCACCTAAGCCGAATACTGGTAGCGGAGGAAGAATTACAATTAAGGGAGTCTTTTCCTGAAGAGCATTTACTTTCTATTAATTCATCCCCTCCTTGGTTTGCAGATATTGTGAATTATTTGGTTACTGACAAATTGCCCGCAGGTTGGCCCAAGGCAAAAAGGGACAAACTAAAAAGCGATGCAAAGTACTATGTCTGGGATGACCCTATCTGTGGAAACAAGGTGCTGACCAAATAATGAGGCGATGTGTAAGTGAAAGTGAATTCCAATCTATATTGACTTTCTGTCACTCTTTTGCATGTGGGGGTCATTTTGGTCCTAAACGGACTGCTAGAAAAGTGTTGGAAAGTGGATTTTATTGGCCTACCTTATTTAAGGATGCTTACTTGTTTTGTAAGacatgtgataagtgtcaaaGGGTAGGCAATTTATCCCGAAGGGATCAACTGCCACAGGTGCCCATGCTTTTCATTGAAATTTTTGATACTtggggtatagatttcatgggtCCCTTTCCAAA
The genomic region above belongs to Coffea arabica cultivar ET-39 chromosome 7c, Coffea Arabica ET-39 HiFi, whole genome shotgun sequence and contains:
- the LOC113699847 gene encoding putative late blight resistance protein homolog R1B-23 translates to MEIPSSSNANCFDFALYDYLQSYHISSSTSTSCFDLALDILAELENGYIFPWRFETLKKEVRLMKTCFLYVKKCRRRRNHEALLEHDREDRCNIMSESLRRSIICFRIQDVAIRMIQELQPAYFRCIQSSYHFDIIESAVTRSKEKIKMFLETDLKKSCAAIFIDYYSPGDPRLVMDLIMCLLETLDCVLRDRELRDTIRHRLKLLRNLIGVVAMQGFECAQLTDLLTYTVVAAGCLISVCKFYRDDDARVLDRMESEICQLIQEKINLLDPQVRETFVHFLTASKKQPRSSYDLALQKNEDPIVPVKDQILRLHEEIRCLAIVLKQEEKLGDEIKDLIGVVVSDVGILTFSLSVNEIKEGLPEERDLGLFHLHKVLKYMVAEVAHNFPLKSPYLSFNYPRPNELGCMDSFLENLKELARCDEDDDSIGFQQDRIQMIQKDLVFLRSFLENIKEKRYQNGKLQAFWSHVMEAAYKAELLIDLALVGDKCEDSLDVVSRDINLLKIEAPEIHNGQTQRVNKTSLHIPSQLTIAMHDKDLVGLKDEVETITHRLTRGSKQLDVVPIVGMPGLGKTTLANKIYNAPSVRSHFHVRRWCRVSQTYSIHSLLVELLCSSSSESSDEYHKMDENDLAMKLRQVLLRSRYLLFLDDLWDIEAWNLLEKSLPNDANGSRILFTSRYQDLSLHFIPNSEPHHLRHLNDEESWALLQRKLFGMEDCPPALSEVGSQIAKLCQGLPLTVVLVAGILATTAQDSWEEVAKSLSSIVLEDEYCMKALELSYSHLPDYLKTCLLYFAAFKEDEVIYVRRLLRLWISERFMQQAEGKSLEEAAYDYLTALINRSLVMAVGQRTVGGAKYCLLHDLVHEFCVKKAKEESFLYAIHSWNPLCLTGSSNPHRVCVRNTRELKIWELTLIFPNLRSLILFGQDYFKHEEEDLGILLPKLLRVLDFGKLGFDYSFPMEVVLLVHLRYLALKGVTYIPPAIANLSRLETLIVEDPCLGIELPSTIWNIKTLSHLRVLNYDGVWPMGFIFPLGNLEGSLDLDHLDTLDLAIDPSPQSLQKILRKLPSIRRIKCMERPREATRNCNEILEFDGLSQLESLHLFGFCGCGFKFPLNLKKLALSNNGLPWSEISTIGKLPNLEVLKLIEDCFVGEEWVMKEGEFPKLRVLKLLGLEFRNWTAFSDNFSRLEKLVLCSCEELEKVPSCLGECETLEMIEVEGCHASVIDSVKEIQQEQMDMGEEPHKHMQEFDVVCSSMKPSGVTDEQIKLRAFPFSLKDSAKDWLYCLPAGIITTWPEMQKKFFEKYFPASRAASLRKEICGIKQFQGESLYEY